A stretch of DNA from Anopheles ziemanni chromosome 3, idAnoZiCoDA_A2_x.2, whole genome shotgun sequence:
CCCCGAGCCAGTCACGAAGCTTCTGAACGAAACTGTCCGTTTAACCGTTTGCTTCTCCTTTGTCGGGCTACCGTCAAGCGTCGGTTCGAGTGCGCTGGAATCGACCATTGAACCATTCTTCCGGCGTAACGGTACGACCTTTTTCCGCTTGCGCAGCTTGCCCTCGTCGGCTGTTGGTGGTAGTGCAATCCCGGTGGCGACCTGGCGGGACTCTGAAACGTACATGCATTCCTCGTGGTTAACACCGGCCGCATCCTGGCACTGGTAGCAGGTCaacccaccaccatcacctccGGTCCGTTTACCTTTACGGCATTTGGACCAATCGCGCGACTTAAACTCGGCCAGCACGCGCGCCACATCGTCCTGATCGTTGTAGTCCATGACGTAAATGTTGGGATCGTCCTCGGTCTGGCTTTCTCCGTCGCTGCCCGTTACGGCCGAACGCAGTTTCATGCTGGCCCGGTTGGAGCGAAGGTCAATGGCCGGTGGCTGATACCGGTAGCCACCCCCGTTCGTTGCCAATTGGTGTGGTTTCGACCGTAGCATCGGTTTACGAATCGGATGGGCTTTCCTGCGCCGTGgaacggcggcggtggtggtggtaaggGTAGTGTCCTCATCGGATGTCTGCCGCTCCGGGCGTGACTCTGCCAGCTGCTCGTGCTCTCCGTCGTCCCCGTCTTCCGTTAGCTCCTGGTCGGCCTTTCCTCCTGCTGCCCCAGTACCATCCGGTTTCTTACTGTCGTAGTTGCGCTCCTTGACGTAGGCGTACTTCCGGTGGTGCGGTTCGGTGGCATACGCGCAGCTCTCCGACGCACTGTCGCTGGCCGGATCGTGGCACACGCTGCATACCATGCCATCTTTCTCGTATGTCCGGCAGTTCCGGGGATCCTTCGCTAGCCGCCTACTTTGCTCCTCCGATTCCGCCTTAATCCGCTCGTAGTCGTCCGACGAGGAGTAATCGAACCGATCGAACTTGTAGTCACCGTCGGACTCGTCCTCTTCGTTGCCGTCTGTCTCGTCCGCACGCCCATCCTCTTTGCTTTCCGCCCGACCTCTCGTCGGTGCCTTCCGCTGAGGGGCCGACTTCTCCCGTCGTCGCTCAACGTCATCAAAGTGTTGGGCGATGAATTTTTCATACCGTGCCGCGTAGTCCTCCACATCGCCACCAACTTCACTTTCCTCGACCTCTCCCGAGTGTGCCTTTccctcctcatcctcctcgCCGTTGTCGTCTTCAAGCATCTCGTCCCGGTCCATCTCCTCATAGCTATGATCCTTCAGTTGTTCCCTTTTGCGTTGCTTGGTTGCACGTTTTTTCCCCATCCGATTAGCTCGCTTGGCCCGGGCCGGTATCACTTCGGCCGGCGAAATGTAGGAAGGATCGAGCGTAAACGGTGGGGTGGGTGATATCGGGCGCAGGGCCGCAAGGTTCACATCCGACTGGTAGAAGGCGCCTTCTTCAGCAGGCCCTATCACATCGTGCCCGTGGAAACTCCACGACCGCCCATCGAACAGCAGGTCCCGTTCGATGTCGTCCGCCGGAAACGGGACACTCTCGTACTCGAACTCGGGCAGCAGCAAAGCACTGGCCACCGCTAGCACCATCGATATGGACACAAACCGAACCGATTGCACGTACGGCGGGGTACCACTTGCACCCGTTCTCGCCATTTGTGGGAAATGCACGGGATCCGGCTGCTACACTGTAGGTTTTCTCCGTTTGTATGAACGGATCGTTTTGTGTTGAGTTTTCCTTAATTTTTCACGAACGGATATGGAAGCACACGATCACGTCAGCCTTCAACATTCGAAGGCCGTTTACCGACTGACTTTGGTATGCTTGTGGGACATACAATTTTATAAGTGTGAGACCCATGGTGTCTTACTTGCTGTGCCCTTTCTCGTTGGTGCAAGTTTGGTTGCACGGACGTTTATTTTCAGTTGAATAATCGACCCCCAGGAGAAGAAAGATTGAAGGgttgaacaataaaaaaacccaaccgaaACATCGATCGTCACCAAACTGAAACAGATTTGCATTGCAAACCCGAGAAGGGGCGAAACAGCTCGCACGggagttggttggtttttgttaacTATCAAACTTTTTTCGTGAGAGGGTGGAAATTGCCAATCGGGTTTATGTCGTTGTTTTCAGTCCACCAAGTCGGTGGAATaaagcgaaaccaatcaagcgTATCCTTCCACCGAATGGGTAGGTATACACAGGAAGGGTTGAgcggttttcttttcgaaacgATGCCGATAAATTGATCGATTGGCCAAGCGCTCGCAAATCATTCACCCGACCACCACCTCGGTTGGTGGTCTCTGCAGGGCTACTGCGCCGGTAGAGTGCGCTTTCGTTCCAATCTGAAGCTGCGTGCAACTGCAACGGATGCACCGCCATGATCGGACCACCcggggagaggggggaaaaGTGTCAACCGTGCCGTAGGTAAAGCGGGACCATGTCAGGGAACTAACATTAGTTGGAAGGCATCgcataaaaaagtaaatttgaGAGCAGTGATTTTTTGCGGCACCTTACATATTTCCTCTCGATACTCAAGATTACGCACTGATTACGCCGAAATTGAAAGTTTAGGTTTTTATGCACaaaccgatttttcattatttaatgTGATTGCTTCTGTAATCATTGCTTCTATTTTAGGGCGCTTTGGTTGGGTGGAGAAACAAAATTTGACGAACCCAAAAGAGTAGCTTGTGGATTTGttatattaatttattgttacaaaacaaactgtgataatttaaaaaaaatggtttcagcattaaaatgaaaagcgGCAAGTTATCTGTTATTGAAAACCCCTATTTGTTATGATTCACGGCATAGCATGCGTTGAAACAGTCTCGTGTATGATTAAAAAATCGAAAGGCTACTTAGATTGGAGAACTGGAGTGGAGAacaaatatgaaataaaaacccccGCTGCTGATGTTACCGGAAATAAATGCTCCCGACGAGTGAAACACGTGTCTTTCGATTGATCCCTTGAACCAGGATCGTCATGGTGATGGATGGGCCAACACAAACGTCCCCCCATTCGGCATCGGACACGCACTGGCAGCGGTCCATTTGGGGACGGTCAATCGAGCAAAGATCAATCAATATTGAAACGTTGGCCTGAAAAGAACCACGTGCAAACCGTAGAATTGTTCGTTGGTTGTATTTTAAACAACTTAAAGTAGCGTTTTCCGCACGATAGCAGACAGGACAGGActtaaaaacgaaaatgaagCACCAACAGGTGGTACCGGACTATGTGGCCATGGTGAAA
This window harbors:
- the LOC131289655 gene encoding uncharacterized protein LOC131289655, coding for MARTGASGTPPYVQSVRFVSISMVLAVASALLLPEFEYESVPFPADDIERDLLFDGRSWSFHGHDVIGPAEEGAFYQSDVNLAALRPISPTPPFTLDPSYISPAEVIPARAKRANRMGKKRATKQRKREQLKDHSYEEMDRDEMLEDDNGEEDEEGKAHSGEVEESEVGGDVEDYAARYEKFIAQHFDDVERRREKSAPQRKAPTRGRAESKEDGRADETDGNEEDESDGDYKFDRFDYSSSDDYERIKAESEEQSRRLAKDPRNCRTYEKDGMVCSVCHDPASDSASESCAYATEPHHRKYAYVKERNYDSKKPDGTGAAGGKADQELTEDGDDGEHEQLAESRPERQTSDEDTTLTTTTAAVPRRRKAHPIRKPMLRSKPHQLATNGGGYRYQPPAIDLRSNRASMKLRSAVTGSDGESQTEDDPNIYVMDYNDQDDVARVLAEFKSRDWSKCRKGKRTGGDGGGLTCYQCQDAAGVNHEECMYVSESRQVATGIALPPTADEGKLRKRKKVVPLRRKNGSMVDSSALEPTLDGSPTKEKQTVKRTVSFRSFVTGSGTGQERPAAFPLPADASERVIHYEHHISHEVP